The sequence below is a genomic window from Schistocerca nitens isolate TAMUIC-IGC-003100 chromosome 4, iqSchNite1.1, whole genome shotgun sequence.
gccctttcaaagaaccattccggcatttgcctggagcgatttagggaaatcacggaaaacctaaatcaggatgggcggacgcgggaaaCTGTTAACGTGTGAAACGGTTATATGGGAGAacgttttcctgacatgtaaaaggatttTTCGGAGTTTGCAGCAATGTTCCTTTGGCAGTCTGCCTTCGTTTCGTTAGTAGAAAGTAACAAACCTATAGAGTAAATCTGTATAGATAGGTGTGGCATTCTGTCGCACATGTCCCACAGAACACCACACCTACCTATACAAACGTACTCTACAGGTTTggtactttcaactaacgaaacgAAAGCAGATTGCTGAAAGGACATTGCTACAAATTCCGAAGAAtatttttacatgtcaggaaaatgttcttccATGTAACAGTTCCTAAACtgaacagtttttttaaaaaaaaaatgttatcccTGGTGTTTGAGCGCGATATTTTTCGTGCGACGATCTTGGGCCCTACTAACtacgtctttctttcttttttatctcaATTTGTCCGTTAATGGCTGCTGCATTTGGTTTGGGACGGACATCCCACGACACCCGTTCAAGTCGATCAAAGAACCGTTCActcctttgttattattattagagagggcagctacgctctgacccaacacgctgagccATCGTGCTGGCATCAGCTCAGCCGAGCGAGATCTTCAACACAATCGTaatcgtagttctggtgttacttttaactgccatttacgcatgttctactgggcGACAGTACCTAGCCCGAACTGAATCGGTGTTTTCAGTGATACTCTGTCGACGCACAACATTTGGTACGTATCTAAGTGTCTGACCTCTAGGGGTTTGGGTGTTTGTAAAGCACTGTGATGTCGAATACAACCTTTGGATGGACGACAGTTTTACTTCACTGATTTCAGCTTGGATGGAACTATCAATCATCACACTTCCAGCACCTGTTGTGCCACCTCCAACATCAGCAGTTTTTATTTCATCATGTGGGTCTTACTGAAGCTCTCTGTATTTTGTTATCAGCGTGAAGATAGACTGACAGACTTGTTAGAGATTTACCGTCTCGTATTTATTGAACATTATGGAGATTATTATGGGCCGGATGATCAGTGCCTGAAAGTATCATGCGACAATAAGCATTCCTTGGttaccagactcgaactcgggacctttgcccttcgcgggcaaatgctctaccatctgagctaccctgcACCACTCGCGctcggagacgagatactggcagacgtagagctgtgaggacggggcgtgagtcgtgcttgggtagctcaggtggtagagcacttgccgcgaaaggccaaggtcccgagttcgagtctcggtccggcacacagttttaatctgccaggaagtttcactccttGGTTACCTATCTTCCAATTCTTACATATTACAAAATGCATTATAAACCAGAAACAGGGAGCGTGGGTACTAAGGAATCCGATAAGTAGTGTACAGTATCTGGCGTGACGTTGCGTCGGTTTCTTCTTTAGATCGTCCTGAGTGCTGTGCTGGCCGTGGCCCTCGCCAAGCCCGGCTTCCTGGGGGCGGGCGTCGTCGGCCCCGCCTACGCCGCGGGCCTCGCTGCcgccgtgcagcccgcctccgtcCTGGTGGGCGGCATCCACCCCGGCCTCGCCGCCTACGGCCCGGCCAACATCGTCATCGGGCCGGGCGGCTACCCGCTGGACACCCCTGCCGTGGCCGCCGCCAGGGCCGCCCACCTGTCGGCCGTCGCCCAGACGAGGGCCCGCGACGCCGTGGTGAACGGCGccgccctcgccgccgccgccgcctacggCGCCTACGGAGCCTACggctacgccgcccccgccgtcgtcGCCCCCTCGGTGGCCGCCCTCGCCCCTGGCGCTCTGGGTCTCCCTGGACTGCTGGCTGCCAAGGCTGCTTACCACGGCTAACTGCAACGCTGACAGAGGTTGTTCTTATGGGCCGACATCATGCTCCACGCATCGTACACGTATCATCACCACCTCACTCGAGAGGCTTATGTATTACTGATTGTGGTACAAATATTTGATAAATAAAGAGCTTCTAAGAAATCATGCCATGTCTACCAACAAGCTGCCATTTCATACTATCGATCCACTTACATTGTGCCCCTTGTTTCCCATCCTTGTAAATTCCACGTCAATTTCTTTCGCTTTTGACTTACTTGGCAATGTGGAATGACATAACAAGTACTTCACTCGAAAGCTCCAAGCGAAATGCTCTTGCTGTTATATACAGTAGAACAGTAATAGTAAAATTACCAGCCTGGTTAACCGAGCGGTATAAAGCACGGCTTtctggagcgggaaggagcgcctggtccccagcacgaatccgcccggcggacgtgAGTCGAgggccggtgaaccggccagtctgtggttggtttttaggcggttttccatctgcctcggcaaatgcgggctggttccccttattccgcctcagctacactatgtcggcgatttctgcgcaaacaagttctccacgtacgcgtacaccaccattactctaccacgcagacataggggttacactcgtctggtgtgagacgttccctggggagtccaccaggggccgaaccgcataataaccctgggttcggtgtgggtggGGTGACGGAGGGGTGGACTGGGGTAGTCGTCGTGCGTTTGCGGACCACTGCAGTTAGGGCGGgtacggagcctctccgtcttttctaggtccccggttaacatacaacacacaaTACTAAAGCTTGTATATTATCATACATAAATCAATGTTtagaataagaaaacatttttctttatAGACGAGGTGTTAGGTTATTTTATTAAGGAAAGATAAATCTATCATAATATGCTTTCAACATATCACAAACCACCTTCCTCtttctccatttagaaggacaaccTTAATGTACAATAATATCCAGGATGAGCTATGACCAATCTGGAATGACATAAAATGTACTTCTATCGAAAAATACAAGTGAAATGCTCTTGTCGTTATATACAGTATCACAGTAATACTAAAGCTTGTATATTATCATATGCAAATCAACATATAGAGTaagaaaacatttttctttattgACAAGGTGTTAGGTCCTTTTGTTAAGGTAAGATAAATCTATCataacatggtttcaacataacacGGGCCACCTTCCTCTTTCTCAATTCAGAAGGAGAGCCTTAAAGTACAATTTGACTGCTACCGTATCGTTCACAGAGATTCTGTTGCATGCCGTTTAGTTAGGAAAAGAAGGTAGCGAAGTTaggaaaagaaggaagtacaagctTGGAATGATTCAAGGATGGGGAGAAGGATTAGCCTTGCCTCTCCAGGGAACCACCCTGCATCTGCCTGTTGGAATTTAGAGGATGTGGCTAGTCGGGTGTGGATCTGAACAGTtgcctcctgaatgcgagtccagtatgctaaccactgcaccacctcgcttggtacaTCACAGTGTAACGCCCCCatacaaaaattatgaatgactgtgctggtaaacttctacgttatttgattttcaaacagctgagcaaaactcaacgtactcagacagttttatctttacttattctgatcatcactaaactgacacacaatatttttagcgcaacgcaatctgactttcaaaaacccctacaaaagaatggccctgactaacaataacttatacctttcacggatcactcacctcacaaaaatcttcgttactagaactagtgcaataaagcgagcgtcaatattgccagctaagtaaaagattctaactactgaaggcactaactaatgataggcacagttagcaaacgaaagattttgatagagaacaaacaatgtatttaccttaatagcgttcaaaagtcatcatttgTCTATCAACTCATGACATCGATCTTTAcaagtttcctttttctggcggacaaacgtccaaatcgtccgcttatagcaacctctcaaaactctcgcatctctctctccacattcaccactgctggcggctcacctccaactgcccaatgctacg
It includes:
- the LOC126252823 gene encoding cuticle protein 18.7-like; translation: MKILIVLSAVLAVALAKPGFLGAGVVGPAYAAGLAAAVQPASVLVGGIHPGLAAYGPANIVIGPGGYPLDTPAVAAARAAHLSAVAQTRARDAVVNGAALAAAAAYGAYGAYGYAAPAVVAPSVAALAPGALGLPGLLAAKAAYHG